Genomic DNA from Hordeum vulgare subsp. vulgare chromosome 2H, MorexV3_pseudomolecules_assembly, whole genome shotgun sequence:
aaaaaaaaaaaaaggaacataTTATGTACCATCTCAGTGTCTCGGTTCAGGTTCAGCCACTTCagtgttgacgctgccggctctaCTCGTCGCGCCCCATTCCCGTGCACTCTTCTCGTCACCATTGGCCGACGAGGAGCCAATGCCGACCTGCAACCATGGCGTCGTCTCCCCCGCTGCACTCACGTCCTTGAGATCACTTAGCTTGGCCTTCTTGACGGCCGTGCTGTCCGCCTCGTCCTCAGCGGCTTCGTGGGCAGTCACAGCGTCGGTAACGTTGTGGCTGCTCGTCGCGGTCATCTTGTTCTGGTGGCTGGGATTGCTTGGTACCGTCGCTGGCTGGAGGTACAGCGACGGCGGCGCCTCAAGGTGCAGCGAGCTGGTTCCGACCTCGGCGACCCTCGCGCTGGCCATCACCGGCGACGGGTTGGACGCGATGGTGAGGTCTAGCGCCGGCTCCGGAGCGTCCACCAGTGGCCGGAGAGTGAGCTGGTGGCCAGCAGCGGTGACAAGGCCTTCTGCTGTCAGGGATGTGATGTTGGCGTGTTCCCCTGTGCCCGAGGTGAGCCAGTGGCACCGCTTGTGGCCTCCGAGCGCTTGACCAGAGGCGAAGAGGCGGTGGCAGACGGAGCACTCATGCATCTTGGTCGCCTTCTTCTTGAACGGTGCAATGGCCAACGCCGCGTCCGGCGGTTCCTGGTCCGTGGTCGTTATGGCCATTGATAGGGATGGGGTGGCCCCGCTCGTGTTGCCACCGGTGCTGACATCGACGTTTGTCTTGGCATCAGCACCGCCACTTGCATGGATGACATCGACGGCGGCGGCATTTCCCTTTCCATCGCTGGGACCGGCGGCCGCTGCGTGGTGGTGAGGTGGCTCACCGATGCTGCTCTCGGGCTTGGCAGCGAAGCAGCCCTTGACCTTCTTGTGGCTGGCACGGTGGCCGCCGAGAGCTTGGTGCGACGTGAACACCTTCTTGCATGCCTTGCACTCGAACAAGCCACGTGGCATGGGCGCCGAGGCGTATTGCGGTTGCGGTGCTGGCAAAGCCAGAGGCAGCATCATCGTTTGATCCGGCGCCGGTACGACGATCGGGAAGGGTGGTTGCGGCTGTTGATGAGGCCTTTTCCCGTGTTCTTTGCTGGCCGGCGCGCACGGCTCAGGGTTACCCTCGGCGGCGACGGTGGCCTGGTCGGCCTTGGACGACGAGAGCATGACGAGGCAATTCGCcaggtcctcctcctcgtcctcgccaGGCGGCGCCGTCGATGTCCCGGGCATTGTATCATCGCCTCCTCCAGCGATCGACTTGGCGCGACGCGAGCGCTTCCCCTTAGACCACCCTGAGGCTAGCGACGGGTCCTCATCTCCGTCGGCCACGGACGGAGGCGGCGAGCCGTTCGCGTCCTCCTCTTCGCCGGAGGTGCACTTGCCGTGCTCAAGGAAAAGTTCCATCGAAGAGAACTCCTTCCCGCAGTTCCTGCACACCTGGCAGCCCCTGGTGAGGCGGTTAGGGTTCGCCCGGAGCGCGTAGACGTGCGTCGTCGCTGCTCCCGCCGTGGACGGCCCGTCTTCCCCGCCGCGCGCGGACGACACGggctcgtcgtcatcatcatccgcGCCGGGGCCGTCGTCGGCGACGGCGTGAGCCCTCATGTGCCCGCCGAGCGCGCTGCCGCACGTGAACCCCTTGTTGCAGACTCTGCAGAAGTGCTTGTACGCCGCCGGTGGCGGCTGGGGACGAGGCGGCATCTGGCCATGACGCTCAAGTAGATGCAGCCGGTGTTAGGGAAACACGCGGCGTCAACATGTGGGGGGGAGAAGTTAAGGGTCAAAGTATGGCTATGTGCAACCCTGGGAACGCAAACACTTAAGTACCAGAGACGATGGAGATTCACACATGTACATGCGATTAGAGAGCTCGCCTATGGCGGGGAGCTGCTGTGCGAGCGGTTCAGTCCGTCCTCGTTAACCATGCATGCACGATCGCGGCAAGCTGTTATGGACAGGTTAGCTAGGTTTATACATAGCTGTCATGGCCAGGGTCTATGGCAGCCGCACACACAAGTTAGCGCTCTGGCTAGTGATGACAAGTGTTTGGCTTTCATGGGCGCTGAGGCAGTCCCGTCCGGTGACGGCAGTGACGGGGGGAGATATTCTCCGTCCTGATCGGAGACCAGCTGGTTCTGGGGGAGGTCAAGCGTTTTTTTAGGAGATCAAAGAGGCAGTTTTGCCCACGAACCGTGCCCATCCGTTGGAGTTGGTGGTGTTTATCCTCACGGCATCTCTGGAAAGATCTCTGAAAACCGACATTGAGAAGAAAAATACTTCCTCCATCCGAAATTATTTATCATAAAAATAAATGAAAGTGGACGTATCTATAAACAAAATGCATCTAGATACGTTCATTTCTATAACAAGTATTTTCGGATGAAAGGAGTACTCCGTAAAGAAATACTTCCTCCGTATAacagtgtttagatcactaaaataaGTTTTAGAAAGTTAAATACTAGATGGCAGATTCCCTAAACCCAACTttaccaaaagaaaaaaaatcagttCCACTCCTTTTAAAAACAAGCATGTCTACAGATTACCCTCTTCCAGTACATGACTTTTCTTCATCGCAAAAAAAAAAATGACTTTTCTGTCCGTGCTCTCGCTCAGGCCGTCAGGCGCAATAATCCTTTGTTCCTCTACAGTGAAAAGCGCACATATTGAGGCTTAGGCTGTAGCCTAGTGGCATGGTTGGGCAGTGGCTCATCCTGCGGCCAGGGTTCGAACCCCGTCGGGGTTGCATGTTTGTGCCCATTgatcttttttttttttaaagCACACATGTTTGTGCCTCTTTGTGCATTGATAGCTCGCCCGAGATTCTCGAATGTTCTGTTACAATggtatatttttaaaaataaatgtaCTCTTTTCGTTTTAAAATAAATGCCGTTTGATTATATTTTTCAATAAATACGGATTTGTTCAAAAATGTATTCAAGCACGTATGACACCCTCCACAGTCCCTCTGATACGTGGCACAAGAAACTCCCCAACATCTTCGGTGGTGCCAAGTGACGCAGATATAATCCTCTTCTGACGTCAAGTGGCTCGCATAGACATGCCATTTGTTGATGTCTTTACAAGGTGTACCAGCCAGATGATAATTACTAGTCTGAACTGTTGAAAGCGGCAAACCGAGCGCCCGTAGCTTAGATGGTCAGATTCCTCGTGGTGAAACCTGCTCACCTGGTTAAATTTCTATAGCATGCATGCACGCATTTTTTGAATGCCCATTGATCTTTTTTTTTTAAAGCACACATGTTTGTGCCTCTTTGTGCATTGATAGCTTGCCCGAGATTCTCGAATGTTCTATTACAATGgtatattttttaaaataaatgtACTCTTTTCGTTTTAAAATAAATGCCGTTTGATTATATTTTTCAATAAATACGGATTTGTTCAAAAATGTATTCAAGCACGTATGACACCCTCCACAGTCCCTCTGATACGTGGCACAAGAAACTCCCCAACATCTTCGGTGGTGCCAAGTGACGCAGATATAATCCTCTTCTGACGTCAAGTGGCTCGCATAGACATGCCATTTGTTGATGTCTTTGCAAGGTGTACCAGCCAGATGATAATTACTAGTCTGAACTGTTGAAAGCGGCAAACCGAGCGCCCGTAGCTTAGATGGTCAGATTCCTCGTGGTGAAACCTGCTCACCTGGTTAAATTTCTATAGCATGCATGCACGCATTTTTTGAATGCCCATTGATCTTTTTTTTTAAAGCACACATGTTTGTGCCTCTTTGTGCATTGATAGCTCGCCCGAGATTCTCGAATGTTCTATTACAATggtatatttttaaaaataaatgtaCTCTTTTCGTTTTAAAATAAATGCCGTTTGATTATATTTTTCAATAAATACGGATTTGTTCAAAAATGTATTCAAGCACGTATGACACCCTCCACAGTCCCTCTGATACGTGGCACAAGAAACTCCCCAACATCTTCGGTGGTGCCAAGTGACGCAGATATAATCCTCTTCTGACGTCAAGTGGCTCGCATAGACATGCCATTTGTTGATGTCTTTGCAAGGTGTACCAGCCAGATGATAATTACTAGTCTGAACTGTTGAAAGCGGCAAACCGAGCGCCCGTAGCTTAGATGGTCAGATTCCTCGTGGTGAAACCTGCTCACCTGGTTAAATTTCTATAGCATGCATGCAcgcattttttgaatttatgtcaAGATTTAGAGTTTTTATTCTTCAACGGTAAGCGACCTTTTCGCAACAGCAAGGTGTCTATAATGACTTTATAAATCTGGGATATGTTGACTCAGATTCTTGAAGGTGTGCCTCTCGGAAAAAAAAAtacgttttttttcctttttcacaggcacggtcgtgcctctcacgAAGATAAA
This window encodes:
- the LOC123430685 gene encoding uncharacterized protein LOC123430685, which codes for MPPRPQPPPAAYKHFCRVCNKGFTCGSALGGHMRAHAVADDGPGADDDDDEPVSSARGGEDGPSTAGAATTHVYALRANPNRLTRGCQVCRNCGKEFSSMELFLEHGKCTSGEEEDANGSPPPSVADGDEDPSLASGWSKGKRSRRAKSIAGGGDDTMPGTSTAPPGEDEEEDLANCLVMLSSSKADQATVAAEGNPEPCAPASKEHGKRPHQQPQPPFPIVVPAPDQTMMLPLALPAPQPQYASAPMPRGLFECKACKKVFTSHQALGGHRASHKKVKGCFAAKPESSIGEPPHHHAAAAGPSDGKGNAAAVDVIHASGGADAKTNVDVSTGGNTSGATPSLSMAITTTDQEPPDAALAIAPFKKKATKMHECSVCHRLFASGQALGGHKRCHWLTSGTGEHANITSLTAEGLVTAAGHQLTLRPLVDAPEPALDLTIASNPSPVMASARVAEVGTSSLHLEAPPSLYLQPATVPSNPSHQNKMTATSSHNVTDAVTAHEAAEDEADSTAVKKAKLSDLKDVSAAGETTPWLQVGIGSSSANGDEKSAREWGATSRAGSVNTEVAEPEPRH